The Labrus bergylta chromosome 14, fLabBer1.1, whole genome shotgun sequence region GTTATTGTCCCGCCCCCCTTCCCTCAGGGTTTCACATATGTAGCCCCATCTGTGCTGGAAAATGTCAAAGAGAAGTTCTCCTTCGAGCCAAAGGTCCGCTCACCGCGGAAGTTCCCTGGAAGCCCGAGAACACCTGTGAGGTAACAAcaagatgttttgttttactCCGGTTCTGTTAAATTCCTTTGGTCATCATTTACAGATTTTCCACACAGCAAGTCTTTCCTGCCTCAATTACTCATCCGCTGAGCTTGTAAATGCTGCAAGATTCATCTGAAATAACAAACCATCATCAGAAGAATAACTAAGAGTTCCACTTCAATGACTCAACCTCTCTAGAGATCAGGAGAGCTGGACAATATACACATTTCAAATCTGATGTAAAGTTTACATCCAATTGATCCTTTGTTTCTCATAATGTCACGCTCGGCTGCAGCTTCATGTGTTTATGAATGAACTCCTCGGTCATATTGAATAATCCATGCCACTGTAGCAGCCTGTTCTTAAATTCTCAATCCAAACTGAACATGAAGAGACTTCTAAATGCAGAGAATTGATCAATCAggtgttcagtgtttcccctaccattatattaggggggtgGCCGGGGTGGGGGTGTATttttagatgtatttttgggctttttgggcctttttattgtagagataggatagtggaaagaagtcatttaaggatacctttcccatagaacaggacagctgtcattaaaagtaacacatgaacaccaagattccttcaagtgtttgtgtcgtcgtcTGACgactgtaaacctaggggaaccACTGGGTGTTTCTCATACTGTGGCTAGTGAGTGTATGCCATGATATCCGCGAATGTGAACAATGGTGGCTGTTGAAGTTCGTCTTCAGCCTGCAGCTTCtttcttggtttcattttctTAGTCAAAAATCACACACAGTTACTAAGATGCCTCTTTGACCTTACAAAGAACAGTTGGTGCCCCACAGACATTCGTTCAGAGGAATGATCTCagttcctctccctctcttccacaGTCCTGTGAAGTTTGTAGGAGGGGACTGCTGGCCCCGGGGCCACAGGCTCACCGGCTGCCCGTCCCTGCTGTCCCACGGAAACCCTGTGGATCAGCCCATGGAGGTGTCGGCGGTGGAGCAAATGGACACAGGCGGCGGCAGTGAGGCCTCTGCACCTCTCCCGATCCGGCAACCTTCAGGCATCAACGCAGGGCTGTACAAAAAGCAGGTCTACCCCCTGAACTCCAAAAGACCGGAACATCTACGCATGAACTTATGACGCCCGGCTCCTCGGTGAACATTAGGACTCTTCcacctcttccttttcctctttttttatagttttatttcAAAGAGACTTGTAGAATCTTTTTAAATTGACTGACTTACAATGTCAACGCTGATCACCAGCTCTTCCAGCAGCGCCTTCCCGTCTTACAGcctctgaaatcctcctgactcCGCCTCCACAGCGTGATGCAGATGATCAGCTGTCCGAGTACAGAAGGGACGCGGTCATTCAGAGGAGAGGGGGCTCCTCAATGAAAGTCGACTTGCTTGTTCGCTGGGTTATGCCAGCCGATGACTGTGCTGAGGTGGTTTTGGTGTAACTGGCTCTATCATATGATTGACTGGTGCTTTTATACTTTGAATGATGTTACTTTTAGTGTTTACAACTAGATGCCTCCATCACATTGAGAGATATGGTTACAGGGGGTGGTTATTTTTTCTCCATAggtcagcttcttttttcttttttttgtttgattcattatcatgttgttaaaaacaaaaaccatgcAGGTCATACTGAGCAGGACTCTCTCAAAGCACAGCATTTCAGCCAGGATGAGTGCTGTGCAAGCTTTGGTAAATCCATTATGGTTCACAGTGAAGTTTACCCCGGAGACCGCTGCGTACCCATTGATACTAAAATACTGTctaactgaaagaaaaaatctTTACAGGAAGAAAACCAGCAGATGCCTTAAACTAACCACACTGCAACTTTTTCATAAAATTAAATTGATTGCAGTCTGGTGAGGCAAAGACACTGAAACCAGCATTGACTCTATGCTGCTGAGCagatttttgttctttgttaaaAAGATGAACTTCATTAAATCTGTCAGGTAAAGACATCTGAAAATCTGCGGCGAGGTCTATTCCTGGTTTCAGCCAGAGAGCTGCAGTAACAAGGAGTCTGAGGATTGGtctacaaagacaaaaaattaataaagatgtttttgagttACACTTCGACACGGGATCTTCTTAAGGATGGATTGTCGGCTCTAGGGAAAGTTTAGGTtattaaactacttttttttttcatgcgtATCAAAAAGGCAACAAAGACAACCAATCAAAACTGACAACAGCATTCACAAGTCTTACAACGCTCTGGCCTGAAGGTTATAAAACATGCCCCAGGttggagctgttttcacacatgcactcctgaaaattatTAGAATATTTCAggacaggctgcccctgaaatctgaGTTTCATATTCAAGTTTCCGTCGTAGCTTGAAGTACACCTTGTTGGAAGGGtcggggtctcaggaggcattAACAACCCTCTCTGAAATAATGTCAGTGTTTAGCATGAAAACACCATCATTACGCAGCACTATTTCAGAATAATTCTGCAGTATTCCTTTACGTTTGAGGAAAACAATCCCATTGCCTGTTTCTCTGGGTTAAGTAGACAACTTACAGAAAACAGCAGCTCTGAACAGATAGACATTTAAGTTGAACACAGTCCCCTCCAATCTCAATCAATACCAGCTGACAGGGATGCTCTTTGTTCCAGGAGCACTGTTCAGTTTCTTGTGTTACATGTGTTAAATGTAAACTCACTCTAAAtgccctttttttcccagtgtgTCACTTACATCTTCTGTGTTTAGCTCTGAAGCTTGATATCACTCCTTACCTGACGGATGTTTAAGCTTTGCAGACCCTATCAGTTTCTCATGAAGATGCACAAATGAACCTTTAGCATCTGCACGAGACACACAAGGCTTTCTCTAGCTCCAATGAATACTCATGGAGACGGGGGCTCGAGTCCCACATGGAAAGAAAAGTCAGATTTGAACTCAAATCATGATGTGCTTCCTCACAACAATGGGGCGTTCCTGTGAGAGGCGTTAGAAAGACGAGTTTGTGTTTATGAAACACTGACAAAGCGTCTGTATCGGACCACCTGTAGTGAgaaggtgttttgtttttttttatcttgtttttttcatgcagcTTTAGAGaccaagaaacaaaacatgctcAGATAAAGAATATCATGTCTTGTTTGTTTCGGGAGCTTTGCATCCATAAACTTTAACATCGGTATCGGGGGGGTTAACCCGGGCTAAGTCAGGGGACCATCTATTAAATCCTGTTTGACATCAATCCGAGCCTCTGGAGACCCATTCAAACCCTAAAATGGACCACACTAATGGGTGCAGATTCCCATGATGCTAATCGAATTAAAGCTAATAGGCTTCAGTTTAAATGCCTcattatgttctgttttatccaaatacttaaaggagcaatgtgtaactctgacacctagtgtttaaaatgtgtactgcagtccacattctaaacattgtagagagctgtctctccccgcccctcctctctagagtccatgctcacacaggtcaccatgttgtggacactgaagcttcagtgtttatccagctctgcatcagtctgtaaacctttctgtgttctaacctctctccatttttcaaaatcatctccaatattgatcctagtttgagcacgtttctgctcgtggcgcttattagaaacatgcagaggctttttaggtcgggtacaatcacttctatctgaaccacttctcttgcccacttccatcgctgcaacacctgttgacctgataactgctctcatatctgacaaaccgaggggcgtccaaaacgtctgtgtgggtgtgtcttaACACCGCCTACctcctctggtccaaacaaatcaggaccagaatctaaagttggaaggaggacatactggctgctgcattgttgtcagagaagccagcatttcaacatagcatgtttccttaatgtctgatcatatagtaaggtcacttttttatttcactctgcAGAGATCTTACAGATTGCTTCTTTAAGTGTTTGAACAAGATGACCAAAACCACTGTTTGAATTAACCAAATGTTGTTGCTGGTAGACTCTGGATAAGATTGTTCACCATGTCACATTTGATTTTACTGATTTTAGTGATGCTCTAAgaggcattttaaaaaaaaattcctgcAAGTTACTTCTTAACCTGGCGAGCTGCTCATTGTTTTTTCGTCTTCTACCATTCcagtttaattgtatttaagaCCAGTCACTCCAATGTGTCCCTTTGTTCCATTGttactgtatttatttcaaGTGCCATTTTGTTTCCTCTGCATTGTTCACACTATGCaatctttgtatttattatgtAGTATTATTTAGATAAGGCTGCAGGATGTGTGATCCTTTGATTTGGAGACTTATATTCTCATTATGATTAGCGTGTACAGTATGATTTTAATTCTGCAGATAATGTCCTACAGAAACCTCAGatgcatcttctttttttttttcctcataccAAAACTGATGACGGTTATCTTAAAGTCTTATCGTATTTATTGTGTGGCATAGTGTCATGTTCACAGGcaatttgcaaaaaaacaatattttaaatctttgacTTCCTTTGCAGAAAACTTGaagttcagtttgtgttttttgcagtGCTTAAAGCAGGAGGGTAGTTTTTATGAAAACAAACCGATGCATTGTGCCTTTGCGATGTGATGACGTGATCCCATTAGGATCAATGCTGCGACTGTTTAGTCTGAGAGGGGTCAGGAAAAGCTGGGATGCTTGACGAGTATCCTCCGCACGATGCTTGCATCTTTGAGATGTGTTAATCGCAGATGGGCGTTGAATAACGTTTCTGTCGCTTTATCAGCTGCCGTAGACCCGCCTCTTCAGATGGAGAATGTTAATCTGTATCATGTACGTAACGAGGTCACAATAAAGCATTATGGAACTTGTTTCAGAGCATGTAATTGATTGGAGAGTGAAGAACAAAGAGTGCTGGTTTAAACAGCTTAGTGTGTTTAATCGGtgtcattttaaaggtcacaaacaaaatgcacttcaccatgtttttctaacattaatgtgtctctagtctgtctacaaaccccccaatgatgagaaaagtccatcctctccgtcttctgcctgctctacttttcagaaaatgtctgctcaaacaggccgtttggagatttttccttcatgacatcacaaagggcagtaacccctcccccaggtgggtgacgctcccacagctaggtgtttgttctgccctctgagtctgccttctcaccgtaaacaatagggcatcgAGCGAGAAAGTCCGAgccacccgagcccttccagagagggtgcgtggtcagacacagctcatttaaatttaaaggtacagacacagaaacagcctgttctgagcagggctgaaatagaggggtttatagacatgatcagagtgaatttagaacaagaaacttcacagacatgttttgaggagctctgagacttatttaaactggttgaagaggaggagagtatgtgacctttaattaaaGTAAGCACAAAACGGTGCGTCACTGAAAACCAAATTTTCTCTTCCACATCTGCACCGTCCTGTAGCTCAGTCAGTGAGTTTGTAGCCTAGCAGTAAGTGAAAATGAATCAGTTAAGACGAATACATTGGGgcaccagtagcctagtggttaagtCGTGGCTTATGTACAGAGGATGAAGTCCTTGAGAGCAGATGGGCTGGGTTTGAATCTAGCCTAAGCTGTGGATCTTTTCCTGCTTGaggttccccactctctctctccctgatctatgactctatccactgtcgtATCTCTAAAAGAAAAACGcataaaaagcctgaaaatcTATCTTGAAAAAGGGGGAATAATTAAATTACTAATATTTAAGCTGAGAATCTATTAGGTAGGATTtctaaaaaaagataatttctGTGATTATTGTGCAGTGGTTCTGCACCATCAAACTACATACAGGGAACTCCTGTACGTAGTTTGATGGTGCAGATTATTTTAAGGTTATTAGTTTGGCCTTTTTGTCGGTagcacagctgaagagagacaggaaataggGCGAGGAGAGAGTGGAGTACACGGGCATCAAAGGGCCAAGACCAGGAATAGAGCCAGCAGCTGATGTGTGGAGGACGCAGCCTCTGTGCACGCGACGCCTACCATCCTgaggctttttttaaacaccaaatacagcaacacattttctacattattaaaacatttagtcATGCTCctttcattaaataaaacatgcagcacacaggATTGAAATGTAGATCTTTATTGATAGTTTATGGATTTAAATGGGTAAAAATAACAAGGTGAACTGACCTCATACATAATAAAATAGATCTTTCTCCTGCTCtttggttgattttttttctttacaaaatcAAGGTCACATCACCTCAGTAGAAAAATAATTTGTGTAAATCAATCTCACAAGCTCATTTGCATCCTCATTATAGGTTGTGAAAGCGTTAAGCAAACTGTTCGTCCGTCACATTCGGTTATTCGTTATCATCCTCCGTGCCCGGAAGCAGGCTGACCACATGATGTCACCGCGTACTTGGGCTTCATTAAAGCCTTCACACGACACTCGTCAGAGCTGGAGACTCACATTTTAACACATTCAGGCTCAAAGGGTCATTTCACACAGGATTCAGAGATCACTCCTGAAGTGTGCAGCTGATTAACTCCACACATTCATCgttacaaataacaacaaaaaatcacGTCCACAAATTTAGAAACACTGGGTTCACGTCTTTAGATTTTTGATAGTAttataaagggaaaaaaaatatttttaaaatacttattcatatatttctctgctgctcctctatTTACAGGTGGACACAACATCTCTCTGCCCCCGAAGGAAAGTTCatataaagatgaataaaagcaaaacaacacaagaggagaaaaaCTTAAAATAGATCAAAACAACACTGGAGGCATGAGAATAATCAGCGTTTCCTGGGAGTGCTAAATCTGGGATGCTCTGGTAAATAATCCAGAAACATAACCTTCTGTAGGTAAAAATCTTTATGGACCACCACCCGTCAGGATCACAGCCCTTTACCGATACATGAAACAGTGTGTACAACATTATTTGCCattcagagaaaaataaatcccaCATTTAAATACAGCTAGTAGCTAATACCAGTGTCCCACATCCCAAAGCCCCCTCCGGCCTGCCTCATCAATAAATCTGCAGGTGTGGGGATGTGGCTCCGTCCCTCCATTTGTAGACCTTCTCTGTGATCACGGTGCGGCACAGAGGGCAGCTCTTCTCCCGGTTGAACCACAGAGCGATGCATTCATCACAGAATATGTgctgcacagaaaacaaaaatttATACATGTGAGCATGCCATGCACTTAAACAATACTTGACTCTATCAACTTAAGGGATGTACTCAGGAAGTTTTCAAGGAcaataattaaatgaattattttagAAGAacttaaagatcccatattctcctcatgttcagCTCTCatgatgtcagtctgtgaaacctatagagCATCCTTATGTATCTGATACTGGCatcagtaaaaaccctcatttaGCCTCTacctgaaacgcttcattttaCCTACTGTTTTTTTAAGCCCCGCCCTATCcatgtgcccactttcttctgttATTACCTGACAGAGTAGAGCTCGAGGCTCCCTGTACTCTCCCTGACAGATGGGACAAACGTCTCCAGCCTCGCTGCACTGACTCCTGGTGGCCGCGGAGCCTGTATGCTGTGaaaccaaagaaaacaacacttcaacacagctgCTTACGGATTCTGAAGATGATAAACAGTGCTACTGACCACTTCTTACCTCGCCTTTGAGAAATATCCTCACAGTTTTCAGTAAAGATGTCCACTGTGCATACAATCCTAAAAGCTAAGAGACagaaagcagcaaaagttatggtaaaaaaaaagaagagatttcaatttttattttcacattgtcattttcatttaacaCACCTTTAGTATGAGGTAGAGCAAAGCCAGCAGGACCCCCAATGTGAGTCCAGGGGTGCCGTCAGCCTCCTGGTAAATGACCAGGTAGCGGAACCACAGTGGAAAAGGCGCCACGGCCTGGTGGATTTGACCAATCTCTTCAGCCAGCATCATCCAGCGGCcctggaaacacaaaaacactaaaTTAAAACTACTTAACCGGCACTGCAGCGAAAGagaaaagttttgttctaaagcaagttaaaaaagttaaagttaCTCAGAAACTCTCACCTGAGCTCTGTAGGTCACCAGGGAAGATGGCAGCAGTAGAATAAGGCACTTCATCCCCATACAGAGGAACTTTATTACAAAGTTGGTAACACCAACGGCCCATAGCACCTCCCAGAAACCCAGCGGCTCGATGGCTGGGCTGAGAAAGATGAGGCTGGAAGGAGGAGGACATTCAGGTTAACTCCACACTGTGGAGACGTATTTACATGACATGGAAAGTGTGCCACAATCAAGACTTCACTTAATGTTTCCTTGGTTCCAAATGATGACCAAACCATAACTCTTTAAAAACTGGTTTGTCCGTTCATCTTGaataaaaatgtgacaaaacaGTCAGgccacaaacaaaaagaaaaaggaggccTTTCCAAACTTGTTGTGCAGTTTGATCCTTCAAATTTAAATCCTGCttgaagaagatgatgaaagcagctttctttctctgcataaATTTGGCAGGTCCTATCAACATGATGGTGAAATACTTACCAGTAGATTACACTTCTACAACGCTcctttcactttatcaacaGAAATCTATTGAAAAAGTCAAGCTGTTTTCACGTATGCACTCAAGAgttctagagaatttcaggaggactgcttcTAAAATAGTCCTGACTTGTTGTatacacatgcacctcacagaggGAGACGGTCACTGTCAGACAAGAGGGGatggggggtctcctgaggcaagacatggtGTAAAATGACGTGGAAGTGTAGTTCAACAGAGTCACAATATCAACAGAAGAgtgaagaacatactggagaacagaaaacataatgcagcagtttaataaGAGCACAGACTTTGTATTGTGATTCTGTCGagctacacatagcattgatataaagggaAATATTCACATTATAGCGTTGTATAGCGCACTCTGTTGCTTTAGCCGATACTTCCTTGTCATTTATTTTAGGTAAAGTCTTTagctcaggagacccccccgccccccctcccgtctgacagggatagtctcccgctgtgaggagcatgtgtgaacagtgAGGTCAGGAGAATAaccaggagcagtcctcctgaaattctagAAAGTGAGTGAACTCCAGGAGTGAAGATTTGAAAACGTCTTTAATGAGATTACGTCACTGGTTACAGGGAATAGCTCACAGTCTTGTTCAAAGTAAGGACTATGAGGTAATGCATTCACTCTTACCAATAGTAAAGTGTCTCAGTGAGAAAAGTGTAGTAAAGCAGGAGGGTGGAAGAGATCAGGAACAGCAGCAGCCAACCACTCTGCAGCTTGGACTGACGTTCCtaacagcacacacagacaacaacatGGATTTGGATTCCAACAGCAATTAAACATTTGAGGAATCAACCAGTGTGCTTTTTTGTTCTTGGCTTACCTGAAGAAAGACttgagtttgaatgtttttattcacatatAGAAAAGTTGTAAAGAGGCCAACCCCAACAGCTAGACCTGGAAGATAATGAGAAGGAGTTTGATATGTTTCCTTGTTTGCGTACAGTTgccatgcatgtgtttgctTTACTCAAACTCACCTAGAGCATGCTGGATGACCAGTTTAGCACACAGTATGACAAGGAAAGGAAGGCTCTTTTGGATCCAGCGGAAGAGACAGCGAAGCTCCGACACAGAGGTGCTGGGTTCTCCAGAGTCCGTGTCAGAGTCAGGCGAGTCAAGCTCTGGCTCTGAGTTCGGGTGATGCTGCACCCGATGGTGTCCATGTGACTGAGAATGGGAGTGGGCGTGGCCATGGGAGTTGATTCTGCACCTCCTGGATGAGGCACCTCCACCTGACTCCCCAGGCCCGCTCGTCATGGGTACCCGTACCTCAATGTTCTCAGGGTTTGTGGCGGCAGCATCACCAGTGGCTGGAGTCCTGGTGAGAAGCTCTGGCTGCAGCGTCAGGGACAATCCATTTCCTGCGTTAGCGCCCCGCTCGCTTGAATCAGGCTGCATCACAATAGAAGAATCCCTCAATTTCTGTGCTCTTCTGGTATCACTCCTTTGATATggaatcaaacatttacagtcaGAGTCATAATAAGTCCAGTATGAATGTAAACAAGAATTTTCTTGAATTTAATGATGTTCTATCAATTCTTGAATACAGACATTATGTTGATATCAAAAGGACTGTCACAAACATCTCTGACTTGGTTAAATTCAGGGGTCGTCTATCGATAAATCAAGAGCTCATGCGCTTATTTGAtggaacacaaaaaaataataataacagaacTCTTACAGAGATTGAAAGAAGTTATCGTTacttttcaaatacatttttaattttccagAGCTGCCGGATAATCTAACACGATATTGTAAGACagagtttgacatttaaaaatcaagtgaaaggagacattgtaGACACATCTAACGACTTGTTGGTAATGTTGTAATCTATTGTAGTCATTGTTgttccgtctctctctcttcctgcatctcccgtGATCCCCTCTCAACCCCAAAACACTTTTGGCAGATGCCTGTTCCACATGAGTCAGGTTCAGTtgttccttgccactgtaacttggTAACTTCCTACAGTCTGTagatgtactatgggaggtagagccttcaggtATCAGGGCCCTCTCCTTTACAATTATATACCAGTCAGTGGAGACGTATTTACATGACATGGAAAGTGTGCCACAATCAAGACTTCACTTAATGTTTCCTTGGTTCCAAATGATGACCAAACCATAACTCTTTAAAAACTGGTTTGTCTGTTCATCTTGaataaaaatgtgacaaaacaGTCAGgccacaaacaaaaagaaaaaggaggccTTTCCAAACTTGTTGTGCAGTTTGATCCTTCAAATTTAAATCCTGCttgaagaagatgatgaaagcagctttctttctctgcataaATTTGGCAGATCCTATCAACATGATGGTGAAATACTTACCAGTAGATTACACTTCTACAACGCTcctttcactttatcaacaGAAATCTATTGAAAAAGTCAAGCTGTTTTCACGTATGCACTCAAGAgttctagagaatttcaggaggactgcttcTAAAATAGTCCTGACTTGTTGTatacacatgcacctcacagaggGAGACGGTCACTGTCAGACAAGAGGGGatggggggtctcctgaggcaagacatggtGTAAAATGACGTGGAAGTGTAGTTCAACAGAGTCACAATATCAACAGAAGAgtgaagaacatactggagaacagaaaacataatgcagcagtttaataaGAGCACAGACTTTGTATTGTGATTCTGTCGagctacacatagcattgatataaagggaAATATTCACATTATAGCGTTGTATTTGGGTCAGGGAGGCAGACACCCTCTCTACTTAATAGAGTAGGcctaaaactttcctttttgatcaAGCTTATAGCGAGGGCTGGCACAGGTATGGACCAGCGCCTAGTTATACTGCTATAGGCTCAGACTTAGACCTGGCACATTGagctcctgtctctctctttgtatgCAGTCACATCATATGATGgcatgtcactatctgtaaatctaATCCGTAAATGTACTATGTAAATTACTAGAGCTGGCTCAGgtatggaccagctcctagttatgatGCTACAGGTTGTTATTGTTGGAGGACCTGAGCTCCTGCTGTCTTTGTAACTCTGGTATAAGTTTCTTAATCGTGTACTCAAGGTGGATTAATGATTGGTCTTTGTAAAGTATAAGGTCTAAACCTGTTGTTTTTGTACATAAACAACAGGTTTAGACCAAATGAAGATCTAAGGAATGTGATTCTTTCCATTTAACACTTAAAAGCTAGATTACTTTAAAAACGAGACTTTTAAGAGTTGTTTTGACACATCGACTTAAATAAGAGGTTAgccttagcttagcttagcctGGATTTACAAGTACTTCGATATTTCAGATATTAAGGAGCTAATGTAAAAGCTTTTGTTAAGTTAATAACAGGTGGTTTGTCTATACATCGATTACTTTAAATACTTAATCAAAGTAGTGACAGTTAGCTTGTTgcagttagcattagcagctAACAGATGTTTGTTTCTCGGGCCTGGTTTGCTGTTTTAAAAGCTTTAGCTCACCTGTCATTCTGCAGCCGGAGTTTCATGGTAAGCGCTTGGTCCCCATCTAGTATAATGTCCGAGTCTCCAAACGTAACAAAggctaaattaaatcaaaaacaaaactaagcCGTTATCTCTCAGGCTAGGCTGCTCGTTCAGACATCGTGACGTCACGACAACAGGCGTCACAGACTTCTTCTGTTTTGACGTTAACGACGTAGAATGACGCGATGTCGCCCCCTAGTGGTCTACAGTCCACTCAGCCGATTATTTAATAAAACGTATTAATTCTTCATATTTATTTCCAGTGGCGATTCAAGAGTCTGATGGGGCCCCAGGCAAGACATATGTGGGGGGCCCCACAACCTGCATTTAttaccattatgtctgccattGTCCCCGTGCTTACTCTGCTTCCTCTGTTAGATCAGAGTCAGAATCT contains the following coding sequences:
- the rnft1 gene encoding E3 ubiquitin-protein ligase RNFT1, with translation MKLRLQNDRSDTRRAQKLRDSSIVMQPDSSERGANAGNGLSLTLQPELLTRTPATGDAAATNPENIEVRVPMTSGPGESGGGASSRRCRINSHGHAHSHSQSHGHHRVQHHPNSEPELDSPDSDTDSGEPSTSVSELRCLFRWIQKSLPFLVILCAKLVIQHALGLAVGVGLFTTFLYVNKNIQTQVFLQERQSKLQSGWLLLFLISSTLLLYYTFLTETLYYCLIFLSPAIEPLGFWEVLWAVGVTNFVIKFLCMGMKCLILLLPSSLVTYRAQGRWMMLAEEIGQIHQAVAPFPLWFRYLVIYQEADGTPGLTLGVLLALLYLILKLLGLYAQWTSLLKTVRIFLKGEHTGSAATRSQCSEAGDVCPICQGEYREPRALLCQHIFCDECIALWFNREKSCPLCRTVITEKVYKWRDGATSPHLQIY